One window of Elaeis guineensis isolate ETL-2024a chromosome 11, EG11, whole genome shotgun sequence genomic DNA carries:
- the LOC140852370 gene encoding alcohol dehydrogenase-like 3 has translation MGNTGKEYADGFHTAGKVITCKAAVVWGPEEPFVIEEVQVEPPQKMEVRIKILFTSICHTDLGAWKGLNEMQRAYPRILGHEAAGVVESVGEGVEDLKEGDHVVPIFNGECGECTHCESPMTNLCARFRVDPFKSVMAGDGRSRFSVIDRAGKRRPVYHFLNTSTFTEFTVLDYACVVKINPIAPLQRMCLLSCGISTGVGAAWNTANVKKGSTVAVFGLGAVGLAVAEGARLRGASEIIGVDINLEKFDKGMVLSSMKRLDKFDENLNVFRFK, from the exons atggggaacACTGGCAAAGAATATGCTGATGGCTTCCATACCGCCGGCAAAGTTATCACTTGTAAAG CTGCCGTTGTATGGGGTCCAGAAGAACCCTTTGTGATAGAGGAGGTGCAAGTTGAGCCCCCTCAAAAAATGGAGGTCCGGATCAAGATCCTCTTCACTTCCATCTGCCACACCGATCTCGGTGCTTGGAAAGGCCTG AATGAGATGCAACGTGCATACCCTCGAATCCTTGGCCACGAGGCCGCTGG GGTGGTGGAGAGCGTGGGGGAGGGCGTGGAGGACTTGAAGGAGGGGGACCATGTGGTTCCCATCTTCAATGGGGAGTGCGGCGAGTGCACCCACTGCGAATCCCCCATGACCAACCTGTGTGCCCGGTTCCGGGTGGATCCCTTCAAGAGCGTCATGGCCGGCGATGGCCGGAGCAGGTTCTCCGTCATCGATCGGGCCGGGAAGCGCCGCCCCGTCTACCACTTCCTCAACACCTCCACCTTCACCGAGTTCACAGTACTTGACTACGCCTGCGTCGTTAAAATTAACCCGATTGCACCCCTCCAAAGGATGTGCTTGCTTAGCTGTGGCATTTCTACAG GTGTGGGTGCTGCATGGAATACTGCAAATGTAAAGAAGGGTTCGACCGTGGCAGTCTTCGGGCTTGGTGCTGTGGGCCTTGCG GTTGCAGAAGGTGCCAGACTGAGAGGGGCTTCAGAAATTATCGGTGTTGACATCAACTTGGAAAAATTTGACAAAGGTATGGTTTTGTCAAGCATGAAAAGACTAGATAAATTTGATGAGAACCTCAATGTGTTTAGATTCAAATAA